The following coding sequences lie in one Vibrio sp. ED004 genomic window:
- a CDS encoding ATP-binding cassette domain-containing protein encodes MSILIDFNNVPQRILDFEASGYDERYNHSPLIRGLAYTLIALEWEGTPSILSDAFIPKPKDGDSFTATIERLGYRCDVTKLKTLENIDKHPYPCFIEVENLSAIFLGVKDGKLLLFDYTNNNTIEYPMCKKPCLLISLNEYSRLFREPPPESQDRSNWIKYAFYRYNNEFKSLIILSFVISILGALQPLFIMSVYNFALTSSSEATLYWLTLFAIIVGFSEYFFKKMRVNIIATSGKDLAVHISQAVISKLLWLPYAMTSTAGVSSQLARLKDIDTFRRLVTAESTLSYFDMPFVIVFIIAIALMSGTAALVVMGGLILMLVFCIYSRYIYSQATSKSSRANAMVSYQWNEILRGIKTIQGLPLLRVVQFRFSASHLQSTSDAENVAVTNSKIQAAGGSLIQVIGTASIVTAVIGVMEGTSDAGAMLATVILVWKALGPIMGIYNSISKFQSIKASSAQINNLMSMNDDKSTLEKSPPIRLFQGSIVGSGVSHRYTGAATGLTNLGFKIPPSAKVVICGPTGCGKTTLISIIAGLEDRYQGAVSVDGYNIKQFNSYRYRTSINYIPFNLHIFEGSLETNFILHNGLIPTEKMQEMVSFFELDEWLPEGLATQLSVDKCKSLPNGIQQKLRLALGLGNCEQSLIIIDEPFNGAENENAQYFNRLFSDKLLNKTVIFSTNDPGLIATSNMSLVLEPDGNLKYFGLTDKYLNSLS; translated from the coding sequence ATGAGTATCTTAATAGACTTCAATAATGTTCCACAGCGAATTTTGGACTTTGAAGCAAGCGGTTATGATGAGCGTTACAACCACTCACCTCTGATTCGCGGCTTAGCTTACACTTTAATAGCATTGGAATGGGAAGGTACACCTTCTATCCTCAGCGACGCCTTTATTCCAAAGCCGAAAGATGGCGACAGTTTTACTGCGACGATAGAGCGTCTTGGATACCGTTGTGATGTGACCAAACTAAAGACACTCGAGAATATCGATAAGCACCCTTACCCATGCTTTATTGAAGTAGAAAATCTAAGTGCGATCTTCTTAGGTGTTAAAGATGGAAAGTTGCTCTTGTTTGATTACACGAACAACAACACCATTGAATATCCAATGTGCAAAAAGCCCTGCTTGTTGATTTCTCTTAACGAATATTCTCGTCTGTTCCGCGAACCACCACCGGAATCGCAAGATAGAAGTAACTGGATTAAATACGCGTTCTATCGTTACAATAACGAATTCAAGAGCTTAATCATTCTAAGTTTTGTGATCAGCATTCTCGGTGCGCTACAGCCCTTATTTATTATGAGTGTTTATAACTTCGCGCTCACTTCGAGCTCTGAGGCGACACTGTATTGGTTAACATTATTTGCCATCATTGTCGGTTTCTCTGAATACTTCTTTAAGAAAATGCGGGTCAACATCATTGCCACTTCCGGTAAAGATCTCGCCGTACATATATCTCAAGCCGTTATATCTAAGCTACTGTGGCTACCCTACGCGATGACCTCAACAGCCGGAGTCTCTTCACAGTTAGCACGTTTGAAAGATATCGATACGTTCCGACGTTTAGTGACCGCAGAATCAACCCTCAGCTATTTTGATATGCCGTTTGTTATCGTATTCATCATCGCCATTGCTCTGATGTCTGGTACTGCAGCGTTAGTAGTGATGGGTGGCTTAATACTGATGCTCGTCTTCTGTATTTACTCACGTTATATCTACTCGCAAGCCACATCCAAAAGCTCGCGCGCCAATGCGATGGTCTCGTATCAATGGAATGAGATTCTTCGTGGTATCAAGACGATCCAAGGTCTGCCTTTACTGCGCGTGGTTCAATTTCGCTTTAGTGCCTCACATTTGCAAAGCACCAGTGACGCAGAAAACGTTGCCGTTACTAACAGTAAGATTCAGGCCGCTGGTGGTAGTTTGATTCAAGTGATTGGTACTGCAAGTATCGTGACCGCCGTAATTGGCGTAATGGAAGGCACATCTGATGCTGGTGCAATGCTCGCGACCGTTATATTGGTTTGGAAAGCGTTAGGCCCAATCATGGGTATCTACAACTCAATTTCTAAGTTTCAATCGATCAAAGCTTCATCAGCACAGATAAACAACTTGATGTCGATGAACGATGACAAATCAACCTTAGAGAAAAGCCCGCCTATTCGCCTATTCCAAGGCAGCATTGTGGGAAGTGGTGTCAGCCATCGTTACACAGGCGCAGCGACTGGATTAACCAACCTTGGTTTCAAGATACCTCCTAGCGCAAAAGTCGTTATTTGTGGCCCTACGGGTTGCGGCAAAACCACGCTCATATCGATCATTGCTGGGCTAGAAGACCGCTATCAAGGCGCTGTATCTGTCGATGGCTACAACATCAAACAATTCAATAGCTACCGTTATCGCACGTCGATTAACTACATCCCTTTTAATCTGCATATTTTTGAAGGCTCATTAGAGACTAACTTCATACTGCACAATGGCTTGATACCTACCGAGAAGATGCAAGAGATGGTCAGCTTCTTCGAGTTAGATGAATGGCTACCAGAAGGCTTAGCGACTCAATTAAGTGTCGACAAATGCAAAAGCCTTCCCAATGGCATTCAACAAAAATTACGTCTCGCGCTTGGCCTGGGTAACTGTGAGCAATCTCTGATAATCATTGACGAACCGTTCAATGGTGCAGAAAACGAAAATGCACAATATTTTAACCGTTTGTTCAGCGATAAGTTGCTGAATAAAACTGTCATTTTTTCAACCAATGACCCCGGTTTGATCGCGACATCAAACATGAGTTTGGTATTAGAGCCGGATGGAAATTTGAAATATTTTGGCTTAACAGACAAGTACTTAAACAGTTTAAGTTAA
- a CDS encoding TolC family protein encodes MLRYRNLTSSIIAALAFSTTPSASATTLLEAVELGLQNSLSLRASDKGVEENEYNIGISRSKFLPSLNGAADTTWNENETLLSSVPDETSSYNSNSYSLSLSQSIFNLGDIFKYGTAKLDFNIEEIKHENKIQSTISEIGSQYFEYLKNNAQIKATKVELKSSETREHQMRRNVELGNTAASELYEVIAQKEGVSNRLRTLQKDRRVILNGLSIQIQYPITPSQDIYESVPLKEINETEQRSIMDQALKLNNDLLVAKKNVERSRRSLKESGSNFLPTVSLSASYRHDDANNYDKTDITATGESNSTSVGLNLAVPILSGGSDYYGYQKSSTAIERTELLYQDSLYTARNSVNTAVLNINDFSQSISSYENIIRANYASYKGIQRAYQLGTRTITDLLAAESKLFSALRDYESARYDYIIETIKLEQTKGVLSIQSIESIMQLMSDIEGRDNQELVPKHLLSTDSLKKRGRNAN; translated from the coding sequence ATGTTGCGGTACAGAAACTTAACTAGCAGCATAATAGCTGCACTCGCATTCAGCACGACACCTTCAGCATCGGCAACGACCCTGCTAGAGGCGGTAGAGCTTGGCCTGCAAAACAGCCTGTCTCTCCGCGCCAGTGATAAAGGTGTGGAAGAAAACGAGTACAATATTGGTATCAGCCGCTCTAAATTTCTGCCATCCCTCAATGGTGCTGCAGATACCACATGGAATGAGAATGAAACCTTGCTATCAAGCGTGCCGGATGAAACCTCTAGCTATAACTCAAACAGCTACAGCCTTTCTCTTTCCCAGTCCATATTCAACCTTGGCGACATTTTCAAATATGGGACTGCCAAGCTTGACTTCAATATTGAAGAGATTAAGCACGAGAACAAAATCCAAAGCACTATTTCGGAAATCGGTTCTCAATACTTTGAGTATTTGAAAAACAACGCTCAAATCAAAGCGACTAAGGTTGAACTGAAATCGTCTGAAACGCGTGAACATCAAATGCGACGCAATGTGGAACTCGGCAATACGGCCGCCAGTGAGCTTTACGAAGTTATCGCTCAAAAAGAAGGTGTATCGAATCGATTGAGAACCTTACAGAAAGACCGTCGTGTCATTCTCAACGGGCTATCGATTCAGATTCAATACCCTATCACTCCGTCGCAAGATATATACGAAAGTGTGCCTTTGAAAGAGATAAACGAAACCGAACAACGCTCAATCATGGATCAAGCGTTAAAGCTCAACAACGACTTGTTAGTAGCCAAGAAAAACGTCGAGAGAAGCCGACGAAGCTTAAAAGAGAGCGGTTCGAACTTCTTGCCTACCGTGTCGCTTTCAGCCAGTTATCGTCACGATGACGCCAATAACTACGACAAAACCGACATCACAGCGACAGGTGAAAGTAACTCAACCAGCGTTGGCTTAAATCTAGCCGTGCCTATCTTGTCTGGTGGCTCTGATTACTACGGATATCAAAAATCATCGACCGCCATCGAGCGTACTGAACTGCTTTACCAAGACTCCCTTTATACAGCACGTAACAGCGTGAATACCGCCGTGCTCAACATTAATGATTTCTCGCAATCTATCAGCAGTTACGAAAACATCATTCGTGCCAACTATGCCTCTTACAAAGGGATCCAAAGGGCTTACCAGTTAGGCACGCGTACCATCACCGACCTGCTTGCCGCAGAAAGTAAACTGTTTAGCGCGTTAAGAGATTACGAAAGCGCACGATACGACTACATCATAGAGACCATTAAGCTTGAACAAACAAAAGGCGTACTCTCGATTCAATCTATCGAAAGCATCATGCAATTAATGAGTGATATCGAAGGTCGCGATAATCAAGAACTCGTGCCTAAACACCTTCTTTCAACGGATTCATTGAAGAAAAGAGGCCGTAATGCAAACTGA
- a CDS encoding HlyD family type I secretion periplasmic adaptor subunit — MSNNQIEHHLRKALVSNNEASKVTADDTIVLASAMTSVHKTLLIIFLLALVAIAVASQARIDIVVSVRGELLLESDVEKVQHLEGGILEELLVRKGEVVYEGQPIARIRSLDRNTQLDTVNTEIIQIELDKIRYESLRDMVEPNFDAFIEKYPEQVQVNMNTWKQEFSKNRSNEELITHDIKHKNSLISSMLKRRKSSENQLSLIRKQLNIKNTLYKEEMASYVDVLNMKVQESNMVREIENLDESVMNERFQLDKLEKQHRDLVENRNSEYQAQIIQANKDLKLKRILQPQHSDKVDRLIVYSPVDGVVDKVHFNFRSAVIPPGESIADIAPINNSLHGEAKIPRKDMGFVEIGQAVKVKMDTYNFAKYGFVEGTIASISRSSYEEEDAEFYLAEIEIDRNFLERGGTQYKLSPYMEFTADVKTGSRRVIEYAAKPVMSAIEDAFDER; from the coding sequence ATGAGCAATAACCAAATAGAACATCACCTCAGAAAAGCGCTTGTTTCAAATAACGAGGCTTCTAAGGTCACTGCAGATGACACTATTGTGCTTGCTAGTGCCATGACCAGCGTTCACAAAACGCTACTCATTATATTTTTACTCGCTTTGGTCGCCATAGCCGTGGCATCGCAAGCACGTATCGACATTGTTGTGTCTGTGCGTGGTGAACTGCTATTGGAGTCCGATGTCGAGAAGGTTCAACATCTAGAAGGCGGGATATTAGAAGAATTGCTCGTCAGAAAAGGTGAAGTCGTCTACGAAGGCCAACCTATCGCTCGAATTCGCTCACTCGACCGTAACACCCAGCTTGATACCGTAAATACTGAAATTATCCAGATAGAACTCGATAAGATTCGTTATGAAAGCTTACGTGACATGGTAGAGCCTAACTTTGATGCTTTCATTGAGAAATATCCAGAGCAAGTTCAGGTCAACATGAACACGTGGAAGCAAGAGTTCTCTAAGAACCGTTCAAATGAGGAGCTCATCACGCACGATATTAAGCACAAGAATTCGCTCATCAGTTCTATGTTGAAACGCCGCAAGAGTTCAGAGAATCAGCTATCTCTGATACGTAAACAGCTCAACATCAAAAACACCCTCTACAAAGAAGAGATGGCATCTTATGTCGACGTCCTCAACATGAAAGTACAAGAGTCTAATATGGTGCGAGAAATAGAGAACCTTGACGAGTCTGTGATGAACGAGCGTTTTCAACTCGACAAACTAGAGAAACAACATCGTGACTTGGTTGAGAACCGAAACTCAGAGTATCAAGCGCAAATTATTCAAGCGAATAAAGACCTTAAGTTGAAGCGTATCTTACAACCTCAGCATTCCGACAAAGTTGATCGTCTGATCGTCTACTCTCCAGTGGATGGTGTGGTCGACAAAGTACACTTCAACTTCCGTTCCGCTGTGATCCCACCAGGTGAAAGTATCGCTGATATTGCACCGATCAATAACTCCCTGCACGGTGAAGCGAAGATCCCACGTAAAGACATGGGCTTTGTTGAGATAGGCCAAGCGGTAAAAGTAAAAATGGACACCTATAACTTTGCAAAGTATGGGTTTGTTGAAGGAACTATCGCCTCAATCAGCCGCTCATCATACGAAGAAGAAGATGCCGAATTCTATTTGGCAGAGATTGAAATTGACCGAAACTTTCTTGAACGAGGAGGCACTCAATACAAATTATCGCCTTATATGGAATTTACCGCCGATGTAAAAACAGGTTCGCGTCGCGTGATCGAATACGCAGCGAAGCCTGTGATGTCTGCCATTGAAGATGCATTCGATGAGAGGTAA
- a CDS encoding ABC transporter transmembrane domain-containing protein, whose amino-acid sequence MQTEQFSQKINMADKCYLTFSTIISTLFGLVLPFSILIIFDRVLPNQAQDTLFLLFAIILISIFLDYHLKSQEEKISSVIMRQFETNLTNKVFQSICLAEISKFRRLEPGEYLERISTIPELKTFFGGESVRALINLAVSVITILIIGLINIWAGVTLLIASLILAIFAWSLSKQKIGSLQNKSDIEGLTTSKIIEIISSPLDIKARNMEYRVESLMTQMVEEREVENIKYEQIESNFGLILALIQQLSIACVVVVLATAVINMESSQGIMAAIIMLTNRYFAPYQQVMRTASRWELNKLHIQRIAGLLELTASVEHQHETTEVERISIKYSDKQRIEFELGQAYLLTGKSGSGKTHLANCITRQNNDNKLDIMINDTPLDDVNYNVWRNSVLMVDKTSSFVEGTIIDNLTCFRPSLNNTAFALCQIMNIKAQIDGLPAGFYTELKGHMRTPFSRQVSYALLLVRALLANKRVLIFDDIDCVFDEEFAQVVLTSAAYRANDKILIIASNKMDKLNHRLKRVNLTEVTNEYLNRLQ is encoded by the coding sequence ATGCAAACTGAGCAGTTTTCTCAAAAGATCAATATGGCAGATAAGTGTTATCTGACTTTCTCTACGATAATTTCCACCCTGTTTGGCTTGGTATTGCCCTTCTCTATTCTGATCATTTTTGACCGAGTATTACCCAACCAAGCACAAGACACCTTGTTCTTATTGTTTGCGATTATCTTGATTTCTATCTTCCTCGATTACCATCTTAAAAGTCAGGAAGAGAAGATATCTTCCGTCATCATGAGGCAGTTTGAGACCAACTTAACCAACAAGGTATTCCAATCCATCTGTTTGGCTGAAATATCTAAATTCCGTCGTTTAGAACCGGGCGAATACCTAGAACGAATCTCAACCATTCCAGAACTTAAAACCTTCTTTGGTGGCGAATCAGTTCGAGCGCTGATTAACCTAGCCGTCAGTGTGATTACCATCCTCATTATTGGCCTAATTAACATATGGGCTGGCGTGACACTTCTGATTGCCTCGCTCATTTTAGCTATTTTCGCGTGGAGCCTTTCTAAACAAAAGATTGGCAGTTTGCAGAATAAGTCAGACATCGAAGGCTTAACCACATCCAAAATCATTGAGATCATCTCGAGCCCGCTGGATATCAAAGCTCGAAACATGGAATACCGCGTAGAAAGCTTAATGACTCAAATGGTTGAAGAGCGTGAAGTAGAGAACATCAAATATGAGCAGATTGAATCCAACTTCGGCCTAATATTAGCGTTGATTCAACAGCTTTCTATTGCTTGTGTGGTTGTCGTTTTGGCGACGGCCGTAATCAATATGGAATCTAGCCAAGGCATCATGGCTGCGATCATCATGCTGACCAACCGTTACTTTGCTCCCTACCAACAAGTGATGCGCACCGCGAGCCGCTGGGAATTAAACAAGCTCCATATCCAACGTATCGCTGGCCTCCTTGAATTAACAGCCTCTGTTGAGCATCAACATGAAACAACAGAAGTCGAACGTATTTCAATCAAGTACTCTGACAAACAACGTATCGAGTTTGAACTGGGACAAGCCTACCTGCTCACAGGTAAGAGTGGTTCAGGTAAGACACACTTAGCCAACTGTATTACGCGACAAAACAATGATAACAAACTCGATATCATGATTAACGACACGCCTCTCGATGACGTCAATTACAACGTTTGGCGTAACAGCGTGCTCATGGTTGATAAGACCAGTTCGTTCGTGGAAGGAACCATAATAGATAACCTCACTTGCTTCCGACCAAGCTTGAACAACACGGCATTTGCACTGTGTCAAATCATGAATATCAAGGCGCAAATTGACGGGCTTCCGGCTGGGTTTTATACCGAACTCAAAGGCCATATGCGAACCCCATTCTCACGTCAAGTAAGTTACGCCTTATTATTGGTTCGCGCTCTACTCGCCAATAAACGTGTATTGATATTCGACGATATTGATTGTGTATTTGATGAGGAGTTTGCACAAGTGGTGCTTACCAGTGCCGCTTATCGTGCCAATGATAAAATCCTAATCATTGCCAGCAATAAAATGGATAAACTTAACCATCGCCTCAAACGCGTAAACTTAACGGAGGTGACCAATGAGTATCTTAATAGACTTCAATAA
- a CDS encoding response regulator encodes MSGKPSYSISLPALRLSIFFSVILAAFAFYLYFSWAKVDSVAQVQSAPLIIQAQKLNQTIELDIQTLQHCLKEHNCNTNEFDPSTLKSEIDEFRSLASLNKTEFSLVGATEYTQLELAINRFSDSAKTRNDILDLYLSLTNNYLQMDDNYRTMFNNHASDLMSEKNEFFVWLFMVVVILAVIAVLSNLVAILKLKKSSSNEREIDYEFDALYQELKELDLQRLEELLNEVSINPKQRQIYSHLKLIFSKLEDQKRNNDLYKQLYALIGYEIRGITNTINGGVQYLVQETDENGVLMAKDITSACSTLSELAENYNRLISQGTESKSKEFSLLNVLSELMIHISAKVQRNEGELDCFISDNLPNRVAGQSTSLFWILFLQLSNAIQLKSNKKLFVTIESGAASNMENTRVTINLNFLSTLDVSVAKLNKLQWSAHKDHTTNTDDLAKSVLKDYGYYESHWFQSGAQERFQIELDLKAKNFHTEKTRFDGKRLLLCTNTQIRIDVMKKMLSNLGLDITEIRTANELFLAAKTFGDYDAIMLTDTFEPNKLPSLSKTVKSQLKNHPNTKLLLSVANTQQAQECHSFVDKIINSPAIPYEFIPNLLTIMEAEASEEQMENSSFLIVEDDRVQQILLKRILTKQEYEPDTVGDGADAVKHFMNKRSDIIFMDCIMPGMGGIEATKRIRQFEQENEKKPCTIIGATALTSSNEHQACIEAGMDYVISKPYKSDQIIKVINKYVAVQKLN; translated from the coding sequence ATGAGCGGAAAACCTTCCTACAGTATTTCCTTACCAGCCTTGCGCTTAAGCATATTCTTTAGCGTGATATTGGCTGCGTTCGCTTTCTATTTATACTTTTCTTGGGCGAAAGTAGATTCGGTTGCGCAAGTCCAAAGCGCCCCCTTGATCATACAAGCCCAGAAACTTAATCAGACAATAGAACTTGATATACAAACTTTGCAGCACTGCTTAAAAGAGCATAATTGCAATACCAATGAGTTTGATCCATCGACTTTGAAAAGTGAGATAGATGAGTTTCGTTCTTTGGCTTCGTTAAACAAAACCGAATTCAGCTTAGTTGGCGCGACTGAATATACTCAGCTTGAATTAGCGATTAACCGTTTTTCTGATAGCGCCAAAACACGTAACGATATACTCGATTTATATCTCTCACTGACTAACAACTACCTGCAAATGGATGACAACTACCGCACCATGTTTAACAACCATGCCAGCGACCTGATGTCTGAGAAAAACGAGTTCTTTGTCTGGTTATTTATGGTGGTCGTGATATTGGCTGTGATTGCAGTTCTGTCGAACTTAGTGGCCATATTGAAGCTTAAGAAATCTAGCTCCAATGAGCGCGAAATCGACTATGAGTTTGATGCGCTCTATCAAGAGCTAAAGGAACTCGATTTACAAAGACTCGAAGAGCTTCTTAATGAAGTGAGCATCAACCCCAAACAACGCCAAATCTACTCTCACCTCAAGTTGATCTTCAGTAAATTAGAAGACCAAAAGCGTAATAACGATCTCTATAAACAGCTGTATGCACTAATCGGCTATGAGATTCGCGGTATCACCAACACCATCAACGGCGGTGTTCAATATCTGGTTCAAGAAACCGATGAAAACGGCGTATTGATGGCGAAGGATATAACCTCTGCATGCAGCACCTTATCTGAGCTAGCAGAAAACTATAATCGATTGATTTCACAGGGTACGGAAAGTAAATCGAAAGAGTTTTCGCTACTCAACGTACTGTCGGAATTGATGATTCATATCAGTGCCAAAGTTCAACGGAATGAAGGCGAACTTGATTGTTTTATTTCAGACAATTTACCGAATCGTGTTGCAGGCCAATCCACCAGCTTATTCTGGATACTGTTTCTACAACTTTCTAACGCTATTCAACTCAAATCGAATAAAAAATTATTTGTGACGATTGAATCGGGTGCGGCGTCAAACATGGAAAATACCCGTGTCACCATCAACCTCAACTTCTTATCAACGCTGGATGTCTCTGTTGCCAAGCTCAATAAACTCCAATGGAGCGCTCATAAAGACCACACAACCAACACAGATGACTTGGCTAAGAGCGTGCTAAAAGATTATGGCTATTACGAAAGCCATTGGTTTCAATCTGGAGCACAAGAGCGCTTTCAGATTGAACTCGACCTCAAGGCGAAAAACTTCCATACCGAGAAAACCCGCTTCGATGGCAAGCGTTTACTGTTATGTACCAATACTCAGATCCGTATTGATGTGATGAAGAAAATGCTCAGTAACTTAGGGCTGGACATCACCGAGATTCGCACTGCTAACGAACTTTTCTTAGCTGCGAAAACGTTCGGGGATTACGATGCGATTATGCTGACGGATACCTTTGAGCCCAATAAGTTACCTTCACTGAGCAAAACAGTAAAGTCTCAACTTAAGAACCACCCAAACACCAAGTTGCTGTTATCAGTGGCCAACACTCAACAAGCACAAGAGTGTCATAGCTTCGTCGATAAGATCATCAACTCCCCTGCTATCCCTTATGAATTCATTCCAAATCTACTCACCATTATGGAAGCAGAAGCCTCGGAAGAGCAGATGGAAAACAGCTCATTCCTTATCGTAGAAGATGACCGTGTTCAGCAGATCTTGCTCAAACGAATTCTTACTAAACAAGAGTATGAACCAGATACCGTTGGCGATGGTGCCGATGCCGTGAAACATTTCATGAATAAACGTTCCGACATCATCTTCATGGACTGCATCATGCCAGGAATGGGTGGCATCGAAGCTACAAAACGCATTCGTCAGTTCGAACAAGAAAACGAGAAAAAACCTTGTACCATCATTGGTGCAACCGCATTGACCAGTAGTAACGAACACCAGGCTTGTATTGAGGCCGGAATGGATTACGTGATCAGTAAACCTTATAAAAGCGACCAAATCATCAAGGTGATCAACAAGTATGTTGCGGTACAGAAACTTAACTAG